In the Elusimicrobiota bacterium genome, GAGGGTGGCTCCCGAGATATTTTTTATGTCCAAGGGAAACCGCAGGGCGTCCCCCGTTTTCTTCCCGACGAATTGACGACGCCAGCGCGGGGTGCGCACTTCGCCTCCATAGACTTCTCGGTAACTCAATATTTCCACGCCGAGAACCTCGCCCCCGGAAGAAATTCCCACCCCAAAAGTAATGAAGTCGTGTTTCCCGATCACCTGGTCGATCACCACATGACCCACCAGCTCTTCACCTTTTTTTACGGTCCAAATTTTTGGAGCAACAGCCCACGATCCTCCCCCCGCGGCGGCCGATGCCGCCGCCAGGGAAGAAACCGCAGGGGAGGGAAGACGATCAAAGGATTCTCCTTCGGGGAAAAGGGCCTTTTGAGCGTCACTCTCTGTTAGGAAATCCGCCGCAACAACAGGGGAAAACGACGCCACCAAAGCCGGCACCGCCGCCCAAAAACTCTTGTTGCTGAAGGACCTCATAGAACCTCCACCCCTCTCTTGAATTCCAGAACAAATTCCGGTTTAGAACATATACCCCAACCCGAGGTTCCACTGATCAACGGCTGAGTCGGCTCGGTTGCGATTGTTTTGATATTCCCCTTTCAAAACGACGGTCGCAATGGGCTTAAAGGTCAACCCGTAAACCATTTCCGTTCGATCGTTGGCGGGATCCGAAACAAACCCGTCCGGCACACGGGCCTGGGTGTTGTAACGTTCGTATCGGAAGAAAGGGGCAAGATAGAGACCCTTTTCCCCGCGGGACAATACATTATACGCCACTTGGCCGTATCCGCCCCACATCCGTTCCCCCACCGATTTATTGCCGGTGAACCCCTGGGCCGTATTGATCAACGAAACTTGCCCCACGGTTACCCGAGAATAGAGACCCCTCAGCTCGACTCCTTCCCACTGGTAATCCCCGTGAGCTTCCCATAACGCGGTCCGAGCGGACAACTTCTCAGAGGAAACGGTCACGCTTTGTCCCGATTCTCCTGAATAATACGATCCACCCACAAGCAGTCCGGGAACCCCCGAATAGTCCACACGTCCCACAACCCCAAAATCTTCGGCGTAGGTGTTGGACCCTTTTTGACGGCCATCCCGCAATCCGCCAGACGCGGAATACCCTTTGACATTTCCTGACGAACCACCGACAAGAAAATCATTTACCGCTTGAAATCCATTGATTATGTAGGCCCGATAAGAAACGGATCCCGTTTGACCAAAGACGCCCACCCCGTTTTCCCGCCAGGTGCTCGGAATGATGTTCCGTTCAACGTTGGGCCGGTTGACCCCATGATACACCGCGGGCTCGTGAAGTTCGTTCAAAAAACCCATGGGGACAAGCAACAATCCACCCCGGGCATTGAAGGAAGGGGTCATAAGGTAATCCAAGGAAACCATTTCAACAGAGATCTCCCCCCTTTTGTCTTCCGCCGCGTGTTCAAACTCTATTTCCGAGTTCAGCACAAATTTTTCAGAAAACCGGAACCCCGCATACAAAACGAACCGGAGATAATCCAGGCGGTTCTTCTTGTCGGAGCCCGCACCCGAATCTTTTTGGGCATCAAAATCCTGGTAAACCATCTCCCCATACCCTCCCAGAGAAACACCTTCTTTGAGGTGATACACTTTGGACGCCGCGGGCGCCAATCCGAACACCGGTTGGTAAACGGCG is a window encoding:
- a CDS encoding FMN-binding protein, producing the protein MRSFSNKSFWAAVPALVASFSPVVAADFLTESDAQKALFPEGESFDRLPSPAVSSLAAASAAAGGGSWAVAPKIWTVKKGEELVGHVVIDQVIGKHDFITFGVGISSGGEVLGVEILSYREVYGGEVRTPRWRRQFVGKKTGDALRFPLDIKNISGATLSCRHVTDGVRRVLALMENRAS